One genomic region from Halococcus qingdaonensis encodes:
- a CDS encoding glycoside hydrolase family 26 protein: protein MDRRTFLRTAGLVGIAGASGCSLPFDSSPLPNGSDGNGSGETPELTPTPEPPDTRSGAALTGVYAGGDGLVANLDSYSSWLGQKPAVALVFVDAFGPTSAKRGFVEGALTNVWKAGHVPLISWQPFEPQKNQTSETIEREIANGEYDDQIDEWASLLDSWAHPRGDNTRGRRFYFRPAHEMNGNWFPWSALDATRVEATAAPETDDGDGEDPTAGIPEDYVGMWRQLYKRFSETKLDESNIQWIWSPNADEIGGIRAERYYPGDDYVDWVGLDGFNFGGSQQYSTGQSNWRSPAELFDPMLNRMRELTDKPVALTEFASSSIPSSGNGHDPQQKAQWIDDAFSYVSENDIKMTCWFNVDKTGQDETDWAVFGGSRGTDQASVGGEQYSSYQNYKQALSADKYLAALPDYPPLLTDDEFAGKF, encoded by the coding sequence ATGGATCGTCGGACTTTCCTCCGGACGGCCGGGCTGGTCGGCATCGCCGGCGCGAGCGGCTGCTCGCTGCCGTTCGACTCCTCGCCGCTCCCGAACGGGAGCGACGGCAACGGCTCGGGCGAGACGCCAGAGCTAACGCCGACGCCCGAGCCGCCGGACACCCGTTCGGGAGCGGCGCTGACGGGTGTCTATGCCGGTGGCGACGGACTCGTGGCGAACCTCGACAGCTACAGCAGTTGGCTCGGCCAGAAACCGGCGGTCGCGCTCGTCTTCGTCGACGCGTTCGGACCGACCAGCGCGAAGCGCGGGTTCGTCGAGGGAGCGCTGACGAACGTCTGGAAGGCGGGCCACGTGCCGCTGATCTCGTGGCAGCCGTTCGAGCCCCAGAAAAACCAGACCAGCGAGACGATCGAGCGGGAGATCGCGAACGGCGAGTACGACGACCAGATCGACGAGTGGGCCAGCCTGCTCGACAGTTGGGCGCACCCGCGCGGCGACAACACCCGCGGCCGGCGGTTCTACTTCCGGCCGGCCCACGAGATGAACGGCAACTGGTTCCCGTGGAGCGCGCTCGATGCGACCCGTGTCGAGGCGACTGCCGCCCCGGAAACGGACGACGGGGATGGCGAGGACCCGACGGCCGGCATCCCCGAGGACTACGTCGGGATGTGGCGGCAGCTCTACAAGCGGTTCTCCGAAACAAAACTCGACGAGTCGAACATCCAGTGGATCTGGTCGCCGAACGCCGACGAGATCGGCGGCATCCGCGCCGAGCGCTACTACCCCGGCGACGACTACGTCGACTGGGTGGGGCTCGACGGGTTCAACTTCGGCGGGAGCCAGCAGTATTCGACCGGGCAGTCGAACTGGCGCTCGCCCGCGGAGCTGTTCGATCCGATGTTGAACCGGATGCGCGAACTGACCGACAAGCCGGTGGCGCTCACGGAGTTCGCCTCCTCGTCGATCCCGAGTTCGGGCAACGGCCACGATCCCCAGCAGAAAGCCCAGTGGATCGACGACGCCTTCTCCTACGTCTCGGAGAACGACATCAAGATGACCTGCTGGTTCAACGTCGACAAGACGGGCCAGGACGAGACCGACTGGGCGGTGTTCGGCGGCTCGCGCGGCACCGATCAGGCCAGCGTCGGCGGCGAGCAGTATTCGTCCTACCAGAACTACAAGCAGGCGCTCTCGGCCGACAAATATCTCGCCGCGCTTCCGGACTACCCCCCACTGCTGACCGACGACGAGTTCGCCGGCAAGTTCTAA
- a CDS encoding glycosyltransferase family 2 protein: protein MVEVSVIIPTTLPEGATIDPVERLARDPFDDYELLVRRDEGAAHARNVGIERARGDKLVFLDDDSIPCAGYLRTASVALDAYPAVAGRVRQPDDARFTDLELPWYDQGDDTKPTDMLPGCNMAIRKEVLESVGGFDEETFGWGHEESELAERIAQDYSIQYVPELLIEHTYVESLPDYIEKSYLLGRADVRWWRLDGKSLGWLVRQSLNTPIRGESRLGTVRRIAQRAGWLAEIAAG, encoded by the coding sequence ATGGTCGAGGTGAGCGTCATCATCCCGACGACGCTGCCCGAGGGGGCGACGATCGACCCCGTCGAGCGACTCGCACGCGATCCGTTCGACGACTACGAGCTGCTCGTCCGCCGCGACGAGGGGGCGGCCCACGCGCGCAACGTCGGCATCGAGCGCGCACGCGGCGACAAACTCGTCTTCCTCGACGACGATTCGATCCCTTGCGCGGGCTATCTCCGGACGGCGAGCGTCGCGCTCGACGCCTACCCCGCCGTCGCCGGGCGCGTGCGACAGCCCGACGACGCTCGATTCACCGATCTCGAGCTTCCCTGGTACGACCAGGGCGACGACACCAAGCCCACCGACATGCTGCCGGGTTGCAACATGGCGATCCGAAAGGAAGTCCTCGAATCGGTGGGTGGCTTCGACGAGGAGACGTTCGGCTGGGGCCACGAGGAGTCGGAACTCGCCGAGCGCATCGCACAAGACTACTCCATCCAGTACGTGCCCGAACTGCTCATCGAGCACACGTACGTCGAGTCGCTGCCCGACTACATCGAGAAATCCTATCTGCTCGGCCGGGCGGACGTGCGCTGGTGGCGACTCGACGGGAAATCGCTCGGCTGGCTTGTTCGCCAGTCGCTCAACACCCCGATTCGGGGCGAATCGCGCCTCGGAACCGTTCGCCGCATCGCCCAGCGCGCGGGCTGGCTCGCCGAGATCGCCGCCGGATAG
- a CDS encoding glycosyltransferase family 2 protein yields MAGQVVPAVPMVLSAILWFVVLLSVCSVAYWTYLMIIGRRYESPPVEHDPSAVQVRLLTVDSARIVQESVDAIPDSITDRHVIAEEPMEIAGATVHVVPDAFECEAIRKGRALEWARRNIPCEREYVLYLDEDSIMTDFTGVPDADVVQYRERPRRSGSWLTYLAEIFRLGFQVEQRAFPSLSVPLYAWGGGIAIRNGLEEHVTWETSTMIEDTTFVWNAAAEGSLDFALATPKFDTQAPPTIRAMISQRSRWLAGSQQESGLLAPGYRLLTTVRNLAWALSPAVPFLTLVPLFVPGTVAFETAFQIVSVGVFSFVLVWSVLGVRYYDESWLVGLALFVLSPIVSLLHSLGAFIGLVSPPTDFSVTRKVKPELVERTEAEREAEGD; encoded by the coding sequence ATGGCCGGACAGGTCGTCCCGGCGGTGCCGATGGTGCTTTCGGCTATCCTGTGGTTCGTCGTTCTCCTCTCGGTCTGTTCCGTGGCGTACTGGACGTATCTGATGATCATCGGGCGGCGCTACGAGTCGCCGCCGGTCGAACACGACCCGTCGGCGGTCCAGGTGCGACTGTTGACCGTCGACTCGGCACGCATCGTCCAGGAGAGCGTCGACGCGATCCCGGACTCGATCACCGATCGCCACGTTATCGCCGAGGAGCCGATGGAGATCGCCGGCGCGACCGTCCACGTCGTTCCCGATGCCTTCGAGTGCGAGGCGATCCGAAAGGGGCGCGCGCTCGAATGGGCGCGCCGCAACATCCCCTGCGAGCGCGAGTACGTGCTCTATCTCGACGAGGACAGCATCATGACCGACTTCACGGGGGTGCCCGACGCCGACGTCGTGCAGTATCGCGAGCGCCCGCGGCGCAGCGGCTCGTGGCTCACTTATCTCGCCGAGATCTTCCGTCTCGGATTCCAGGTCGAACAGCGCGCCTTCCCGTCGCTCTCCGTCCCGCTGTATGCGTGGGGCGGCGGCATCGCCATCAGAAACGGGCTCGAAGAGCACGTCACGTGGGAGACCTCGACGATGATCGAGGACACCACTTTCGTCTGGAACGCGGCCGCCGAGGGAAGCCTCGATTTCGCGCTCGCAACACCCAAGTTCGACACACAGGCACCGCCGACGATCCGTGCGATGATCAGCCAGCGCAGTCGCTGGCTCGCCGGCTCCCAACAGGAGAGCGGGCTGCTCGCGCCGGGCTACCGCCTGCTCACCACCGTTCGAAATCTCGCGTGGGCGCTCTCGCCGGCGGTCCCCTTCCTCACTCTCGTTCCGCTGTTCGTTCCTGGCACCGTCGCGTTCGAGACGGCATTTCAGATCGTCTCAGTGGGTGTGTTCAGTTTCGTGCTCGTCTGGTCGGTGCTCGGCGTGCGCTACTACGACGAGTCGTGGCTCGTCGGGCTGGCGCTGTTCGTCCTCTCACCGATCGTCAGCCTGCTACACTCGCTCGGTGCGTTCATCGGGCTCGTCTCGCCGCCGACGGATTTCTCGGTGACACGGAAGGTGAAACCGGAACTCGTCGAGCGTACGGAGGCCGAGCGCGAGGCCGAGGGCGACTGA